The Couchioplanes caeruleus sequence GAAGGCACCCCCGTGAAGCTGGAACGCATCCGCTCCGCGGAGGTGCCGCACTCGTCAGACCTGTGGTTCCGTGTCCTGCGGTAGATCGGTGAGCCCGGTCCGCAGATGACGGTTGTGCCGGGGCTCCTGCCTGGTCTTGGAGTCGTCGAGCCGCCGCCGCAGATCGTCCCGGACGTCATTGAGGGCGGCGTGCAGATCATCCTCGGCGGAGGTCGTCACGATCTTCTGGCGACCCGCGATCCAGCACTCCAGCGTGACCTTCTGCCCGCGGGCCTCCCGATCCTTGACCGAGACCTCCAACTCGGTGGTCTCCGCCGGAAAGGTCGCCAACCGGGAATCCAGCGTCGCAAACTGCTCGGCGATCCAATTCCGATCACCCTGCGAGAAGCCGGCCCCTGCGCGCAGGCACTGCCCCACGGTCGCCGGCTCTGCCGCGACACTCATGCGCGTCTCCCTTCGGTGCGAACTAGGTCATCGACCCCTACCCGCTCGCACCGAGAAATCCACCTGAAGTGCCCTGACAACCCCACTAACGCCGCCGCAGCATGAGCGCCACCACGGCGCCCCCGAGGATCAGCACGACGGCCGCGAGCCCACTGGTGAGCAGAATCGGACTGACCCGCCTCGACCCCGCCGAGGCCGAAGGCACCTCCACCGGCCCCGGCCGCACCGAAGCGCTGGGAGTGGCGGTAGGCGGAGCCGCCGGAACATCGGCGGTCAGCGCCTTCACCAGATCAAGCCGGCCGTGTCCGTACACATCGTCCCGACCCGGCTTACCCGCGTCCACCGCCGTCGCGGTAAGCCGGTGCACCACGTCGGCCGCACTGAGCTCGGGATACCTCGCCCGGATCAGCGCGGCGGCCCCACTGACCACGGCGGTCGCGTGACTCGTGCCGTAGCTCACGCTGTAGCCGGTTTCCCCGATGTCGGTGCTGGCGATGTCGACACCCGGGGCGGCGATATCGACCTGGGGGCCCGTGATCGAGAACTTGGCGATCTTGCCGGCGCGGTCCACCGCGCCGACGGCGAGAACTTCGGGATACTTCGCGGGATAGTCCCCTTCGATCTCACCGCGGTTACCGCTGGACGCCACCAGGACGATGTCGGCGGCTTGGGCGGCCCGGATCGCCTCGTGGATCAGCGCCTCGTCGTTGCTGCCGAGGGACATGTTGATGACACGAGCACCGTGTCCAGCGGCGTAGGTGATGGCATCGGCCAGCACCTTGCCGCCGCTGGGCATGTTCAGCGGCACGCGAACCGGGAGGATCTTCGCGGCGGGCGCGATGCCGAGTATGCCCCGATCTTCGCCGTGCCCTCTGCCAGCGATGATTCCCGTCATCGCCGTACCGTGGCCGTCAACGTCGACGCGGCCGTCACCACCGGGATCGAAGAAATCCTTGCCGGGAAGCACCGCACCGGCCAAATCCTGGTGCTTGGCATCGATCCCGCTGTCGATCACCGCAACGGTGACGCTCGCACCCCGAGTGACCTCATGAGCTTTCCCGACCTTCAGTGCCGTCAGGTGCCATTGCCGATCCCGGACCGGTTGGGCGGCGGCCGGAGCCGCCGTCCCACACACCAGAGCCAGTGAAGCGATCACCGCGGCGAGAGCGCGTCCACGGTGGATCGGAGCTCTCATCGATAGGGGCCGATCACGCCGGGGCCGGGATCGTGACGCACAGCACGGGTGTCAGGCTCGATGACCGGTGCGACGCCACGGCGGACGTCCCACGTCTGATCCGCCGTTCCCTCGATCGAAGAGCTGTCGGTCCCGTTCTGCTGACCACGGCCGGCTTGACCCACCTGGACGACCGGCTGCCGACCGCTCGCCGGGTGACCCGCCGCGCCGGTCTTCGCGCCGGCGCTACCAGCGGCCTTCGCTCCAGCATGGGCTCCGGCGCCGTTCGCCCCGATGATCCCGCCGACCTTCGCCCCAGGCCTCGCGCCGGCGCCGTTCACCCCGCCGATCCCACCGGCCCTCCCTCCAGGCCGCGCTCCGGCACCGTTCGCGCCGATGATCGTGCCCGACGGCAGCGCACTGCGCACGGGCACCGCCTGGCGGCCCGCCGACGCACCGCGCCCGCCCGGGGGCGCTGACACTCCGCCGATCACTCCAAGTCCGCCACCGGGCACAAGACCGAGAGGACCGCCTCCTCCGATCACTGGACCGGGCAAGCCGCCGCCCCCTCCGGCCGCGGGCGGCGGAACGGCACCGACAGGAAGATTTCCCGCCGGCGGCGAAGGAGCGAGGGGCAGAACGCCCGCAAGCTCGGGTCCACTGCCAGGCAGCGACGAGCCGGTTCCTGCTCCAACGCCTCCGACTGCCCCATCCGGACCGAATACCGGCGAGGGCGGGCTGTGGGGGACGGAAACCGGAAGAGGCGCAGCGCTCAGACCCGCCGAGGCGGATGAACCGAGGCCGCCGACACCTGCTGCCCCCGCGCCCGAGCCGGATGTGCTTGGTTCGTCGTCGACGGGGCTCGGGCCCACGCGGCGACCGGGCCTCGGGTCGAAGAGGGTGGGAGGTTGGATTTGGGTGCTGTGGTCGGCGATGGCGGCCTCGGCCTTGCGCATGGCTTGGCGGGCCTTTTCGTCGTATTCGTCTTCCGCGCCGTCCGCCCATCGCGGGATGAGGTCCGTGCTGACGACGTTGCGCTCCTCGGCCCAGGTGCTGACCGCCGCGCGGGCCTCGGCCAGTGACTCCAGGACGCCCCGGAGGCCGGCGCGCGTGTCTTCCGCACGGGTGAGGGTCTCCTGCATCGAATCCGCGAGGGAACCCATCAGACCCAGGAACCTCTGCGCGGACGCGTTCTTGTCGGGGGACCACACCGCCGCGAGGGCTTCCTTCGCCTCCTCCAGGCGGCGGTGCTGGGTGCGCACGTCGTGGGCGAGGCCCTCCCAGTTCATGACTCGGTCGGCGCCCGTGCAGGCGTTCTCCTTCTCGAGCATTCCCCAGATCGAGGGCAGGTTGTACGCCTCCCAGTTCGCGCCCGCCATCAGGCCGCCCGCCCTTCGTCGATGACCTTGTTCGCCTGCGCGATCGCGCCGTCGATCAGGGCGTCGATCCGGCCCTGGACGGCCGCCGAGGACATGTCGACGTCGGCGAAGTCACGAGCGATGCTTTCCGCCACCTGCGCGAAGATGATCGCCATCTGGTGGTATGCGCGCAGGTTCGCCTCGGTGTTCTCCAGGGCCTGGGCATAGCGCTGCTTGGCCTGGAACACCGTGTCGCCGGGAATGTTGGCGCCGAAGACCACGCCGTGGCTGTGCAGGAGCGCACCCCTACCAGCCGCGGATGCGTAACCGCTGTCCGCATCCGCGCGCATACCCTTCGCGAACTCGCC is a genomic window containing:
- a CDS encoding HPF/RaiA family ribosome-associated protein, coding for MSVAAEPATVGQCLRAGAGFSQGDRNWIAEQFATLDSRLATFPAETTELEVSVKDREARGQKVTLECWIAGRQKIVTTSAEDDLHAALNDVRDDLRRRLDDSKTRQEPRHNRHLRTGLTDLPQDTEPQV
- the mycP gene encoding type VII secretion-associated serine protease mycosin — its product is MRAPIHRGRALAAVIASLALVCGTAAPAAAQPVRDRQWHLTALKVGKAHEVTRGASVTVAVIDSGIDAKHQDLAGAVLPGKDFFDPGGDGRVDVDGHGTAMTGIIAGRGHGEDRGILGIAPAAKILPVRVPLNMPSGGKVLADAITYAAGHGARVINMSLGSNDEALIHEAIRAAQAADIVLVASSGNRGEIEGDYPAKYPEVLAVGAVDRAGKIAKFSITGPQVDIAAPGVDIASTDIGETGYSVSYGTSHATAVVSGAAALIRARYPELSAADVVHRLTATAVDAGKPGRDDVYGHGRLDLVKALTADVPAAPPTATPSASVRPGPVEVPSASAGSRRVSPILLTSGLAAVVLILGGAVVALMLRRR